In Oncorhynchus keta strain PuntledgeMale-10-30-2019 chromosome 19, Oket_V2, whole genome shotgun sequence, a single genomic region encodes these proteins:
- the ccdc127b gene encoding coiled-coil domain-containing protein 127b, with amino-acid sequence MNNLNDPQEWNIRPEQRGDGGGSDGNKWNYALLVPMISLAAFRWIWSRESQREVLEVKEKFDKSMQAICDDMELKYKDTLRENRRETVHLELELEKEKNRVQGYRQAIASQGQQLMEERRRLSQEREALTDEKSRLLQAGGAGALLHTALERESEWHRGAIAALREVEEGLAERQGAFCSILVPREKRLEMEKDLLVRAGRERALAQLDMEAGLKDIFKNDRNCAQYLNTDKRKNGSLMWIYLRYWQLQVTLQKHRRAEATLLGTQSSNL; translated from the exons ATGAACAACCTGAATGACCCCCAGGAATGGAacatcagaccagagcagagGGGGGATGGTGGTGGCAGCGATGGGAACAAGTGGAACTATGCCCTACTGGTGCCCATGATCAGTCTCGCTGCCTTTC GGTGGATATGGTCCAGAGAGTCACAGAGGGAAGTGTTGGAGGTGAAAGAAAAGTTTGACAAGAGCATGCAGGCCATCTGTGATGACATGGAGCTGAAGTACAAGGACACGCTGAGAGAGAACCGACGGGAGACGGTCCACCTGGAGCTGGAACTGGAGAAGGAGAAGAACCGCGTGCAGGGCTACCGCCAGGCCATAGCCTCCCAGGGCCAACAGCTGATGGAGGAACGCAGGAGGCTTAGCCAGGAGCGGGAGGCCCTGACTGACGAGAAGAGCCGACTGCTGCAGGCTGGCGGAGCTGGGGCCCTCCTCCACACGGCtctggagagggagagcgagtggCACCGGGGAGCCATAGCTGCtctgagggaggtggaggagggtctGGCGGAGAGGCAGGGGGCCTTCTGCAGCATCCTGGTGCCCCGGGAGAAGAGGCTGGAAATGGAGAAGGACTTGCTGGTCAGAGCTGGCAGAGAACGGGCTCTCGCCCAGCTGGATATGGAGGCCGGCCTCAAGGACATCTTTAAAAATGACCGCAACTGTGCACAGTACCTGAACACTGACAAGCGCAAGAACGGTAGTCTGATGTGGATCTACCTCAGATACTGGCAGCTGCAggtcacactacagaaacacagGAGAGCAGAGGCCACGTTGTTGGGAACACAGTCTAGCAATCTATGA